A genome region from Struthio camelus isolate bStrCam1 chromosome 26, bStrCam1.hap1, whole genome shotgun sequence includes the following:
- the NDUFA13 gene encoding NADH dehydrogenase [ubiquinone] 1 alpha subcomplex subunit 13 produces the protein MAAPKVKQDMPPPGGYGPVDYKRHLPRRGLSGYSLFALGIGSLLLGYYTIVKWNRERRRLLIEDLEARIALMPLLQAESDRRTLRLLRQNLDEEAKIMKDVPGWQVGESVFHTDRWVPPTLDELYYLRPASEMDNEKFGLQYYV, from the exons atggcggcgccgaAGGTGAAGCAGGACATGCCGCCGCCGGGCGGCTACGGGCCCGTCGACTACAAACGGCACCTGCCGCGTCGCGGCCTCTCAG GTTACAGCCTCTTCGCGCTGGGCATCGGCAGCCTCCTGCTGGGCTACTACACCATCGTCAAGTGGAACCGGGAGCGCAG GCGGCTGCTCATCGAGGACCTGGAGGCGCGGATCGCCCTGATGCCGCTGCTGCAGGCGGAGTCGGACCGCAG GACCCTTCGTCTGCTACGGCAGAACCTGGACGAGGAGGCCAAAATCATGAAGGACGTTCCTGGGTGGCAG GTTGGAGAGTCCGTGTTTCACACCGACCGCTGGGTCCCCCCGACGTTAGACGAGCTCTACTACCTGCGGCCGGCCAGCGAGATGGACAACGAGAAGTTCGGCTTGCAGTATTATGTCTGA
- the CILP2 gene encoding cartilage intermediate layer protein 2: MLQRALALLALAALHGAAARESLENDSEPAKGSAPGKPWKVAPDIGDLDLDTAGGGAEWTSWFNIDHPGGDGDYESLDAIRFYYRGRVCERPVAIQARTTEWELPEEVGEIVHLSPKKGFRCVNKEQPQGKTCSNYHIRFLCPLEHIYWSHWSSWSPCSRSACGDGGGTQSRRRRCVSARLAVALKELKCKGKAVERRACSAGPCPEAGWAAWGAWGPCSRSCGSAGKRVRRRSCKKGKKSSCVGRAAEVQKCRPSPCPACPQHTLRGTVLSAAGAALPGARVFLEGRPPVLLARSDARGRFRVAGLCLGGAANVSAHLEKFAPGLAPVVSNGSGLLVARLVLQRLEKPYMVTHPVTKVRLAGQQATLCCKASGTPVPTKYYWYHNGTLLDRKVYKYGSRLALRGLTPAQAGTYHCKASTEAGAIRSAPAQLAVLAPGQQSCKPEPQSNLIKLPSECHRDAAGSQYYDVGHCPPRQCAGSPADEPRCGEGTRHCCGVRRMEVREIQCSGSLLPIKVVAECGCGPCTQPRILVQGRVTAADTGEPLRFGQIFLGKKKIGFTGYKGSFTIEVPPDTQRLVARFVDRQQRFVDTVKVLPFNSRGGAVYQDIKMMRKKEPVDLDASQTNAIPLGEVRGQEPIGELIIPAGAFLRSSGEVFKGTVKASVTFLDPRDIATVGAASSDLSFVNAEGEIVPLRTYGMFAVDFREGESNEALQTGPVEVRMDAGQIRMPEHLQKMKLWSLNPETGLWEEEGVFRQVKERRGKREDRTFLIGNMEIRERRLFNLDVPENRRCFVKVRAYSNEKFNSYEQLEGVVINLINLEPQPGYPTNPRAWGRFDSVVTGPNGACLPAFCDGERPDAYSAYLTATLGGEELEAVASSPILNPNTVGVSQPYLNKLGYRRLDHDDPTFKKTTFQINVAKPDPNNIDETNGPIYPYRSLKECEQAPVSANHFRFYRAEVDKYEYNVVPFKESDLTSWTGDYLSWWPNPQEFRACFIKVQIEGPQEYMVRSRNVGGSHPRTRGQLYGLRDTRSVQDMLLENSSGACVEFKCSGMLFDQSIVDRTLVSVIPQGNCHRTAVNSLLREYLVRHPPVAENNNTGAFTMLAPVDPLGHNYGIYTVTDQNPRLAKEIAIGRCFDGTSDGFSREMKSDVGTAVTFVCQERPVTQESFFQRLLTAPADALTAIRREMGANEQRRAPPEVMDFSSGWRAPAPAPTRRTPSSRRRIRAQL, translated from the exons ATGCTCCAGCGGGCGCTGGCCCTCCTGGCTCTCGCCGCCTTGCACGGCGCCGCCGCTCGAG AGTCCCTGGAGAATGACTCGGAGCCGGCCaagggcagcgccccgggcaagCCCTGGAAAGTGGCGCCCGACATAGGTGACCTCGACCTGGACACGGCAG GCGGCGGCGCCGAGTGGACGTCCTGGTTCAACATCGACCaccccggcggggacggggactaCGAGAGCCTGGATGCCATTCGCTTCTACTACCGCGGGCGCGTGTGCGAGCGGCCCGTGGCCATCCAGGCCCGCACCACCGAGTGGGAGCTGCCGGAGGAGGTGGGCGAGATCGTGCACTTGAGCCCCAAAAAGGGTTTCCGCTGCGTCAACAAGGAGCAGCCGCAGGGCAAGACCTGCTCCAACTACCACATCCGCTTCCTCTGCCCGCTGG AGCACATCTACTGGTCCCACTGGTCCTCCTGGAGCCCCTGCTCGCGGAGCGCCTGCGGTGACGGCGGTGGCACCCAgagccgccggcgccgctgcGTCAGCGCCCGGCTCGCCGTCGCGCTCAAGGAGCTCAAGTGCAAGGGCAAAGCCGTGGAGCGGCGGGCGTGCAGCGCCGGCCCCTGCCCAG AGGCCGGGTGGGCAGCGTGGGGTGCCTGGGGCCCCTGCTCCCGCAGCTGCGGCAGCGCCGGGAAGCGCGTCCGCCGCCGCAGCtgcaagaaaggcaagaagtCGTCCTGCGTCGGCCGGGCCGCCGAGGTGCAGAAATGccgcccctcgccctgcccag CCTGCCCGCAGCACACGCTGCGGGGCACCGTGCTCTCCGCCGCcggagcggcgctgcccggagcccgCGTCTTCCTCGAGGGCCGGCCGCCGGTGCTGCTGGCCCGGAGCGACGCGCGGGGCCGCTTCCGCGTGGCCGGGCTGTGCCTGGGCGGCGCGGCCAACGTCAGTGCCCACCTGGAGAAGTTCGCCCCGGGACTGGCGCCCGTCGTCTCCAACGGCTCCGGGCTGTTGGTGGCGCGCCTGGTGCTGCAGCGGCTGG AGAAGCCCTACATGGTGACGCACCCCGTGACGAAGGTCCGGCTGGCCgggcagcaggcaaccctctgctgCAAAGCCTCCGGCACCCCCGTGCCCACGAAATACTACTG GTACCACAACGGGACGCTGCTGGACAGGAAGGTCTACAAGTACGGCAGCCGCCTGGCGCTGCGGGGGCTGACGCCGGCGCAGGCCGGCACCTACCACTGCAAGGCCAGCACCGAGGCGGGCGCCATCCGAtcggccccggcgcagctcgCCGTGCTGG ccccagggcagcagagctgcaagCCCGAGCCCCAGTCGAACCTCATCAAGCTGCCCAGCGAGTGCCACCGGGACGCAGCGGGCTCCCAGTACTACGACGTGGGTCACTGCCCGCCGAGGCAgtgcgccggcagcccggccgaTGAGCCGCGGTGCGGGGAGGGCACCCGGCACTGCTGCGGGGTCCGGCGCATGGAGGTGCGGGAGATCCAGTGCTctggctccctcctgcccatcaAGGTGGTGGCCGAGTGCGGCTGCgggccctgcacccagccccgcATCCTGGTGCAAGGACGCGTGACGGCCGCCGACACCGGGGAGCCTCTGCGCTTCGGCCAGAtcttcctgggcaagaagaagatCGGCTTCACCGGCTACAAGGGCTCCTTCACCATCGAGGTGCCGCCGGACACGCAGCGGCTGGTGGCCCGTTTCGTGGACCGGCAGCAGAGGTTCGTGGACACCGTCAAAGTCCTGCCCTTCAACAGCCGGGGCGGTGCCGTCTACCAGGACATCAAGATGATGCGGAAGAAGGAGCCGGTGGACTTGGACGCCAGCCAGACCAACGCCATCCCACTGGGGGAGGTGAGAGGCCAGGAGCCCATTGGAGAACTCATCATTCCTGCCGGCGCCTTCCTCCGCTCCTCCGGGGAGGTCTTCAAGGGCACTGTCAAAGCCAGTGTCACCTTCCTGGACCCGAGGGACATTGCGACAGTCGGTGCTGCCTCCAGTGACCTCAGTTTTGTCAACGCCGAGGGGGAAATTGTCCCCCTGCGGACCTACGGCATGTTTGCGGTGGACTTTCGGGAAGGGGAGTCCAACGAGGCGCTGCAGACGGGCCCGGTGGAAGTGCGGATGGACGCAGGGCAGATCAGGATGCCAGAGCACCTGCAGAAGATGAAGCTGTGGTCCTTGAACCCTGAGACTGGCTTATGGGAGGAGGAAGGCGTCTTCCGCCAGgtcaaggagaggaggggaaagagggaggacaGGACCTTCCTCATTGGGAACATGGAGATCCGGGAGCGGCGTCTCTTCAACCTAGACGTGCCGGAGAACCGCCGCTGCTTTGTCAAGGTCAGGGCTTACAGCAATGAGAAGTTCAACTCCTATGAGCAGCTGGAAGGGGTGGTCATCAACCTCATCAACCTGGAGCCCCAGCCCGGCTACCCTACCAATCCCCGGGCTTGGGGACGCTTCGACAGCGTCGTCACAGGGCCCAACGGCGCCTGCCTGCCGGCCTTCTGCGACGGCGAGCGCCCCGACGCCTACTCGGCATACCTCACCGCCACGCTGGGCGgggaggagctggaggccgtgGCCTCCAGCCCCATCCTCAACCCCAACACCGTGGGGGTGTCCCAGCCCTACTTGAACAAGCTGGGCTACCGCCGGCTGGACCATGATGACCCCACCTTCAAGAAGACAACCTTCCAGATCAACGTGGCCAAGCCTGACCCCAACAACATCGACGAGACCAATGGGCCCATCTACCCCTACCGCAGCCTCAAGGAGTGTGAGCAGGCACCAGTCAGTGCCAACCACTTCCGCTTCTATCGCGCGGAGGTGGACAAGTACGAGTACAACGTGGTGCCTTTCAAGGAGAGCGACTTGACATCCTGGACGGGTGACTACCTGTCGTGGTGGCCCAACCCGCAGGAGTTCAGGGCATGCTTCATCAAGGTGCAGATCGAGGGGCCGCAGGAGTACATGGTGCGGTCCCGCAACGTGGGGGGCAGCCACCCACGCACCCGTGGGCAGCTCTACGGCTTGCGTGACACCCGTAGCGTGCAGGACATGCTGCTGGAGAACAGCTCGGGTGCCTGCGTGGAGTTCAAGTGCAGCGGGATGCTCTTCGACCAGAGCATCGTGGACCGCACCTTGGTCTCCGTCATCCCCCAGGGCAACTGCCACCGCACGGCTGTCAACAGCCTCCTCCGTGAGTACCTGGTCCGTCACCCGCCGGTGGCGGAGAACAACAACACGGGCGCCTTCACCATGCTGGCGCCCGTCGACCCGCTGGGGCACAACTACGGCATCTACACGGTCACGGACCAGAACCCGCGGCTGGCCAAGGAGATCGCCATCGGCCGCTGCTTCGACGGCACCTCGGACGGCTTCTCGCGGGAGATGAAGTCCGACGTGGGCACGGCCGTGACCTTCGTGTGCCAGGAGCGGCCGGTGACGCAGGAGAGCTTCTTCCAGCGCTTGCTGACGGCGCCGGCCGACGCGCTGACCGCGATCCGGCGCGAGATGGGCGCCAACGAGCAGCGCCGGGCCCCCCCCGAGGTGATGGACTTCTCCTCCGGCTGGcgagccccggcgcccgccccgacCCGGCGGACCCCCAGCAGCCGGCGGAGGATCCGGGCGCAGCTCTGA